In Pseudonocardia sp. C8, one genomic interval encodes:
- a CDS encoding triacylglycerol lipase, producing the protein MATSLTGWGRLRAIATGAAALASDSAQAARYAVRTFTSPAGLRGLAVEWAWLATHVALYPIGLMEENLRPHEHWRTDSLPPVKRSLVVADPTAARTPILLIHGIMDNRSVFTVFAHALRRRGFGVVHAINYSMRTDDVRSAAHELRGHVERLCEATGSDKVHIVGHSLGGVIARYFVQQMGGDDVVDTLVTLGSPHSGSNLAYLAPIPLGHQLRPGSAMLRELDAPAPGCRTRFLVVWSRMDEVVVPQRHARLRHPDLDVQELELDDVGHLSLPIDRRTVHWVASTLARGEEERREHDRVRDRRLRGALRFAGRHTVSPAFATGRGAPAS; encoded by the coding sequence ATGGCGACGTCGCTGACCGGGTGGGGTCGCCTGCGCGCGATCGCCACCGGGGCGGCGGCCCTTGCGAGCGACTCCGCGCAGGCGGCGCGCTACGCCGTGCGCACCTTCACCTCACCCGCGGGCCTCCGGGGACTGGCCGTCGAATGGGCCTGGCTGGCCACCCATGTGGCGCTCTATCCGATCGGCCTGATGGAGGAGAACCTCCGGCCGCACGAGCACTGGCGCACCGACAGCCTCCCTCCGGTGAAGCGGAGCCTCGTGGTCGCCGACCCGACCGCCGCGCGGACGCCGATCCTGCTCATCCACGGGATCATGGACAACCGCTCGGTCTTCACCGTGTTCGCCCACGCGTTGCGCCGGCGCGGCTTCGGCGTGGTGCACGCGATCAACTACAGCATGCGCACCGACGATGTCCGCAGCGCCGCGCACGAGCTGCGCGGGCACGTCGAGCGGCTGTGCGAGGCCACCGGATCGGACAAGGTCCACATCGTCGGTCACTCGCTCGGCGGAGTCATCGCCCGGTACTTCGTCCAGCAGATGGGTGGTGACGACGTCGTCGACACCCTCGTCACGCTCGGCAGCCCGCACTCCGGCAGCAACCTCGCCTACCTCGCACCGATCCCGCTGGGCCACCAGCTGCGGCCGGGGTCGGCGATGCTGCGCGAGCTCGACGCGCCCGCTCCGGGGTGCCGCACCCGGTTCCTGGTCGTGTGGTCGCGGATGGACGAGGTCGTCGTGCCGCAGCGCCACGCCCGGCTCCGGCACCCCGACCTGGACGTGCAGGAACTCGAGCTGGACGACGTCGGGCACCTGTCGCTGCCCATCGACCGGCGCACCGTGCACTGGGTGGCGAGCACGCTGGCACGCGGTGAGGAGGAACGGCGCGAGCACGACCGGGTGCGCGACCGCCGGCTGCGGGGTGCGCTGCGGTTCGCCGGCCGGCACACGGTGTCCCCCGCGTTCGCCACCGGGCGCGGCGCACCGGCCTCCTGA
- a CDS encoding M23 family metallopeptidase, producing the protein MHARQPAPAGPSGTGAAAHPGRQHVRETRTAAHPGAAAGGPARPGTLPQTPPLAPRTRVTVAAAAGGALVAAGQTVAGALGIPGLAGEPSVEQSYTTLSASAMLPVPAESHAAAPDSTPAIGGEQLARQVSVPDLQDTGKVDVANIAKAARLGEQAAKVERAVSGAMSRGAPKAVLYDGEPLVMPTAGRFTSGFGARWGVQHNGIDLAAPIGTPIFALTDGVVEKAGAASGFGMWVVLKHPDGTSSVYGHVNRALVEVGQEVRAGDEIAEVGNRGQSTGPHLHLEIWEADGSKTNPLPWLAERGLDVSRATAGRGA; encoded by the coding sequence GTGCACGCTCGGCAGCCCGCACCGGCGGGCCCGTCCGGCACGGGAGCGGCGGCCCACCCCGGCCGGCAGCACGTCCGGGAAACCCGCACGGCGGCGCATCCCGGCGCGGCAGCCGGCGGGCCGGCCCGGCCGGGCACGCTCCCGCAGACCCCGCCGCTGGCGCCCCGCACCCGGGTGACCGTCGCCGCCGCGGCCGGCGGCGCGCTCGTCGCGGCCGGCCAGACGGTCGCCGGGGCGCTCGGCATCCCCGGCCTCGCCGGCGAGCCGTCGGTCGAGCAGTCGTACACGACGCTGTCCGCCTCGGCGATGCTCCCGGTGCCCGCCGAGTCCCACGCCGCCGCCCCGGATTCGACCCCGGCGATCGGTGGCGAGCAGCTCGCCCGCCAGGTGTCGGTCCCGGACCTCCAGGACACCGGCAAGGTCGACGTGGCCAACATCGCGAAGGCCGCGCGGCTCGGCGAGCAGGCCGCGAAGGTGGAGCGCGCCGTCTCCGGGGCCATGTCGCGCGGCGCCCCGAAGGCCGTCCTGTACGACGGCGAGCCGCTCGTCATGCCCACCGCCGGCCGGTTCACCTCCGGTTTCGGCGCCCGCTGGGGCGTGCAGCACAACGGCATCGACCTCGCCGCCCCGATCGGCACGCCGATCTTCGCCCTCACCGACGGCGTCGTGGAGAAGGCCGGCGCGGCCAGCGGCTTCGGGATGTGGGTGGTGCTCAAGCACCCCGACGGCACCAGCTCGGTGTACGGCCACGTCAACCGCGCGCTCGTCGAGGTCGGCCAGGAGGTCAGGGCCGGCGACGAGATCGCGGAGGTCGGCAACCGCGGCCAGTCCACCGGGCCGCACCTGCACCTGGAGATCTGGGAGGCCGACGGCAGCAAGACCAACCCGCTGCCGTGGCTCGCCGAGCGGGGCCTGGACGTCAGCCGGGCGACCGCCGGCCGGGGCGCCTGA
- a CDS encoding DUF1707 domain-containing protein, whose product MAGDGGIRVGDEERRSVDARLQRAHGEGRLSLEEYEERSTRAWAARTRDDLAALTADLPPEGAAITAARSSEATVPAGTGAVATEWVRRAGSALGTVLLLGAALWGGSHLLGGDDGTVVFGSRTVGVAGDTDRVEVGVLFGSVQVVVPDDARVTATGWKVFGSTDCEVACAGTGTRPVTVDVSGAFGSTEIMTRTQAASEPPDRDDRGDRDDDD is encoded by the coding sequence GTGGCGGGTGACGGCGGGATCCGGGTGGGCGACGAGGAACGCCGTTCGGTCGACGCGCGGCTGCAGCGGGCGCACGGTGAGGGCCGGCTCAGCCTCGAGGAGTACGAGGAGCGGTCCACCCGCGCCTGGGCCGCGCGCACCCGCGACGACCTCGCCGCGCTGACCGCCGACCTGCCCCCGGAGGGAGCGGCGATCACCGCCGCCCGGAGCAGCGAGGCCACGGTCCCGGCGGGGACCGGCGCGGTCGCGACCGAGTGGGTCCGCCGCGCCGGGTCGGCGCTCGGGACCGTCCTGCTGCTCGGCGCCGCGCTCTGGGGCGGCTCGCACCTGCTCGGCGGCGACGACGGCACCGTCGTGTTCGGCAGCCGCACGGTCGGCGTCGCCGGGGACACCGACCGGGTGGAGGTCGGCGTGCTCTTCGGGAGCGTCCAGGTCGTCGTGCCCGACGACGCCCGGGTCACCGCGACCGGGTGGAAGGTGTTCGGCTCCACCGACTGCGAGGTCGCGTGCGCCGGTACGGGTACCCGGCCGGTCACGGTCGACGTCTCCGGGGCGTTCGGCAGCACGGAGATCATGACCCGGACGCAGGCCGCGTCCGAGCCGCCCGACCGGGACGACCGGGGAGACCGGGACGACGACGACTGA
- a CDS encoding UvrD-helicase domain-containing protein: protein MSALFELPGTSSVPEPRTSRGRRLLEGLNDRQREAVTHAGAPLLIVAGAGSGKTRVLTHRIGWLLAERGVHPGEIMSITFTNKAAAEMKERVDALVGRRSGPMWVSTFHSMCVRVLRREAKHLGVRSAFSVYDADDSRRLVGIVGRDLELDPKKFAPRALAAHISNLKNELLSPDDAAERAGTDHERRIAEVYGVYQSRLRQANAFDFDDLIMETVSLLDRMPAVAEYYRRRFRHVLVDEYQDTNHAQYELVRQLVLPATASAAPAELCVVGDSDQSIYAFRGANIRNIIEFEQDFPDARTILLEQNYRSTQTILSAANAVIARNPERRDKRLWSDAGDGEKVVGYVADNEHDEASFVAKEIDRLVDSGEYRNSDIAVFYRTNNQSRVFEDVFLRVGLPYRVVGGVRFYERREIRDALAYLRVLSNPEDTVSLRRILNVPKRGIGDRAEAVVAEYAERERTSFARALRTAAEEPEKLPALATRSQRNIAGFVRMLDELRELVERGDDTAEILEAVYARTGYVEELQASDDPQDGTRMDNLAELVTVAREFAGDAAVADLAALSTDPDARRPAIGGGEAPVDDTDGPGNDDDVEAGVPEPGSLAAFLERVALVADADSIPEDDSGLVTLMTLHTAKGLEFPVVFLTGWEDGIFPHQRTLGDPKELAEERRLAYVGITRAERRLYLSRAIVRTAFGQPSTNPQSRFLDEVPAGLVDWRRTEEQLVAERPSAPVGRFGFGRSGGRGAAQPSDRGDWRVPERSRNTTSLQLDVGDRVNHDKYGLGTVIAADGVGPRATVTIDFGSGGTVRLMLIGGVPMQKL, encoded by the coding sequence ATGAGTGCGCTGTTCGAACTCCCCGGCACGAGCTCGGTCCCCGAGCCCAGGACCTCGCGCGGCCGCCGGCTGCTCGAGGGCCTCAACGACCGGCAGCGGGAGGCCGTGACCCACGCGGGCGCCCCGCTGCTCATCGTCGCCGGCGCCGGATCGGGCAAGACCCGCGTGCTCACCCACCGGATCGGCTGGTTGCTCGCCGAGCGCGGGGTGCACCCCGGCGAGATCATGTCGATCACCTTCACGAACAAGGCCGCGGCCGAGATGAAGGAGCGGGTCGACGCGCTCGTCGGCCGCCGCTCCGGGCCGATGTGGGTGTCGACGTTCCACTCCATGTGCGTGCGCGTGCTGCGCCGGGAGGCCAAGCACCTGGGCGTGCGCAGCGCCTTCTCGGTGTACGACGCCGACGACTCCCGCCGCCTGGTCGGCATCGTCGGGCGCGACCTGGAGCTCGACCCGAAGAAGTTCGCCCCGCGCGCGCTCGCCGCGCACATCTCGAACCTGAAGAACGAGCTGCTCTCGCCGGACGACGCGGCCGAGCGTGCCGGCACCGACCACGAGCGACGGATCGCCGAGGTCTACGGCGTCTACCAGTCCCGGCTGCGCCAGGCGAACGCGTTCGACTTCGACGACCTGATCATGGAGACCGTGTCGCTGCTGGACCGGATGCCGGCCGTCGCGGAGTACTACCGCCGCCGGTTCCGGCACGTGCTCGTCGACGAGTACCAGGACACCAACCACGCCCAGTACGAGCTGGTCCGCCAGCTGGTGCTGCCCGCGACGGCGTCGGCGGCCCCGGCCGAGCTGTGCGTGGTCGGCGACTCCGACCAGTCGATCTACGCGTTCCGCGGCGCGAACATCCGCAACATCATCGAGTTCGAGCAGGACTTCCCGGACGCCCGGACGATCCTGCTGGAGCAGAACTACCGCTCCACCCAGACCATCCTCTCCGCGGCGAACGCGGTGATCGCCCGCAACCCGGAGCGCCGGGACAAGCGGCTGTGGTCCGACGCGGGCGACGGCGAGAAGGTCGTCGGCTACGTCGCCGACAACGAGCACGACGAGGCGTCGTTCGTGGCGAAGGAGATCGACCGGCTGGTCGACTCCGGCGAGTACCGCAACAGCGACATCGCCGTCTTCTACCGGACGAACAACCAGTCCCGGGTGTTCGAGGACGTCTTCCTGCGGGTCGGGCTGCCCTACCGGGTTGTCGGCGGTGTCCGGTTCTACGAGCGCCGCGAGATCCGCGACGCGCTCGCCTACCTGCGGGTGCTGTCCAACCCGGAGGACACGGTCAGCCTGCGCCGGATCCTCAACGTGCCCAAGCGCGGCATCGGGGACCGGGCCGAGGCGGTCGTGGCCGAGTACGCCGAGCGGGAACGCACGTCGTTCGCCCGGGCGCTGCGCACCGCGGCCGAGGAGCCGGAGAAGCTGCCGGCGCTGGCGACCCGCTCGCAGCGCAACATCGCCGGGTTCGTCCGGATGCTCGACGAGCTGCGCGAGCTCGTCGAGCGCGGGGACGACACCGCGGAGATCCTGGAGGCGGTCTACGCCCGCACCGGGTACGTCGAGGAGCTGCAGGCCTCCGACGACCCGCAGGACGGGACCCGGATGGACAACCTGGCCGAGCTGGTGACGGTGGCGCGCGAGTTCGCCGGCGACGCGGCCGTGGCAGACCTGGCGGCGCTCAGCACCGATCCCGACGCGCGGCGCCCCGCGATCGGCGGCGGCGAGGCACCGGTCGACGACACCGACGGCCCCGGCAACGACGACGACGTCGAGGCCGGCGTCCCCGAGCCCGGCTCCCTGGCCGCGTTCCTCGAGCGCGTCGCGCTGGTCGCCGACGCCGACTCCATCCCCGAGGACGACTCCGGCCTGGTCACCCTGATGACCCTGCACACCGCGAAGGGCCTGGAGTTCCCGGTCGTGTTCCTGACCGGCTGGGAGGACGGGATCTTCCCGCACCAGCGCACGCTCGGGGACCCGAAGGAGCTCGCCGAGGAGCGCCGGCTGGCCTATGTCGGCATCACCCGCGCCGAGCGACGGCTCTACCTGTCCCGGGCGATCGTCCGGACCGCGTTCGGCCAGCCCAGCACCAACCCGCAGTCCCGTTTCCTCGACGAGGTCCCCGCCGGGCTGGTCGACTGGCGCCGCACCGAGGAGCAGCTGGTCGCCGAGCGGCCGTCCGCGCCGGTGGGGCGCTTCGGGTTCGGCCGGTCGGGCGGGCGGGGGGCGGCACAGCCGTCCGACCGCGGGGACTGGCGGGTGCCCGAGCGGAGCCGGAACACCACGTCGTTGCAGCTCGACGTCGGGGACCGGGTCAACCACGACAAGTACGGCCTGGGCACCGTGATCGCCGCGGACGGGGTCGGCCCGCGTGCGACCGTGACGATCGACTTCGGGTCCGGCGGGACGGTGCGGCTGATGCTGATCGGCGGCGTCCCGATGCAGAAGCTGTAG